A section of the Xiphias gladius isolate SHS-SW01 ecotype Sanya breed wild chromosome 8, ASM1685928v1, whole genome shotgun sequence genome encodes:
- the syt1b gene encoding synaptotagmin-1b encodes MTGTRRAAPAAPGTPATATHLPNAITTPGQKQSGGHSPNKFTSELRSIHLPSWAVAALCIVILCVVLSCAVCLWKKCLKKKDKDKEKDKKTGKEKSRGGFDTEMDGGYNEPLKDEGNKETELSNNEPKEEEKLGRLHFTLDYNFTDNMLVVGILQAAELPAMDVGGSSDPYVKLYLLPDKKKKFETKVHRKTLEPSFNETFTFKVPYTELGGKTLVMTVYDFDRFSKHDAIGAVKIPMSSVDFSQSLQEWRDLQKAEKEESERLGDICLSLRYVPTAGKLTVVILEAKNLKKMDVGGLSDPYVKIHLMQNGKRLKKKKTTIKKNTLNPYYNESFSFEVPCEQIEKVQIAVTVLDYDKIGKNDAIGKVLLGGSSTGTEQRHWSDMLANPRRPIAQWHSLQPED; translated from the exons ATGACTGGGACCCGTCGAGCTGCCCCGGCTGCACCAGGCACCCCAGCTACCGCAACCCACTTGCCAAATGCAATAACCACCCCAGGCCAAAAACAATCTGGAGGCCACAGTCCCAACAAGTTCACGAGTGAACTGCGCAGTATCCACT TGCCATCGTGGGCTGTTGCTGCCCTTTGTATCGTGATTTTGTGCGTGGTGCTGTcgtgtgctgtgtgtttatgGAAGAAGTGCTTGAAAAAGAAGGAcaaggacaaagaaaaggacaagaaaacgggaaaagagaagagcaggGGAGGGTTTGACACCGAAATGGATGGAGGTTACAATGAG ccGCTGAAAGATGAAGGTAACAAAGAAACAGAGCTGTCAAATAATGAGCCCAAGGAGGAAGAGAAGCTGGGCAGACTACATTTCACATTAGACTACAACTTCACAGATAATATG CTGGTAGTGGGCATCTTGCAGGCTGCAGAGCTTCCTGCCATGGATGTGGGAGGTAGTTCTGACCCTTATGTTAAACTCTATCTGCTcccagacaaaaagaaaaagtttgaaaccAAAGTTCACAGAAAGACCCTTGAACCCAGCTTCAATGAGACTTTCACATTTAAG GTACCATACACTGAGTTGGGCGGGAAGACACTGGTGATGACTGTGTACGACTTTGACCGTTTCTCAAAGCATGATGCCATAGGAGCTGTGAAGATCCCGATGAGCAGTGTGGACTTCAGCCAGTCTCTGCAGGAGTGGAGGGACCTGCagaaggcagagaaagaggag AGCGAGCGGCTTGGAGACATATGTTTGTCCTTGAGATATGTGCCTACTGCAGGGAAGCTGACAGTGGTGATTCTGGAGGCCAAAAACCTGAAGAAAATGGATGTGGGTGGATTATCAG ACCCTTATGTGAAAATCCACTTAATGCAGAATGGGAAAAGActcaagaagaagaaaacaacgATAAAGAAGAACACTTTGAACCCTTACTACAATGAGTCTTTCAGCTTTGAAGTGCCATGTGAACAGATAGAG aAGGTGCAGATAGCAGTGACTGTGTTGGACTATGATAAGATTGGGAAGAATGACGCCATCGGGAAGGTGCTGCTGGGCGGTAGCAGCACTGGGACTGAACAACGCCATTGGTCAGACATGCTGGCTAACCCCCGGCGGCCCATAGCCCAATGGCATAGCCTCCAACCGGAGGATTAA
- the bbs10 gene encoding Bardet-Biedl syndrome 10 protein yields MGVRKLPVEHVHLKDVLQTVCVLEAVVLRSFGPEGGQVLFTRDTGQAMLSRSGTRILTALKLEHPLARMVVDCVWKHSTVTGDGSKTFILLLASLLRMIHTLACKEPNVSHTYNSRKAAEAATARRLADELLVFVLEEVKDLIAIGVVPYGFCVSWEDFAKAQSPGHTNSHCVQKLLVSFFHTRLGHTHCDFIGNFTCELLKHFKNDLPSSALQFVIDNFPALHTPVSGFPISCSRLIEGQVIHRDFAMPCPQTDHQPVKAVVFTRYLQPKLLSAGDVLEVGCGGHVMEDNSRKEKSIVELSAWSERSLECAIANLQCLGVSVLLSAVKQSASVLALAAQAEMCVVECISEDELSLFAQLSGTKPVSDCWMIEPLNVATLTFCRPILLGVHRYVHVAFHDLAERVMISPCSLVICGPGEGQTDQYACAIQDAIRMLLTTCKPTGMTPTTASEKTSQSYKSTSLYTDDHSDKTAYTSSNATPFQQGVLEPGCVIPAGGTFEFLLSHALLQHGRSHPVSGGTNMGIPAVSQLLANALLSVPRQIYFHSPQRFLQIQARILSFIPTHSHTFSPQCKQEHNISLRQCCGTSEYTVKDDKLSMPCCRKADLSSKVFMLESGLESVSFKYQLLLAVLQCVTSLLRVDAVLCTHTALHTQSHRLPNISWEGTEDEAEE; encoded by the exons ATG GGTGTGAGGAAGCTGCCGGTGGAGCATGTTCACCTCAAGGATGTCCTGCAGACAGTATGTGTACTGGAGGCAGTTGTTCTCCGCAGTTTTGGCCCAGAGGGAGGACAGGTGCTGTTCACCCGAGACACAGGACAGGCTATGTTGAGCCGCAGTGGGACCCGCATTCTGACAGCACTGAAACTTGAGCATCCACTCGCTAg GATGGTGGTCGACTGTGTCTGGAAGCATAGCACTGTAACAGGCGATGGATCCAAGACCTTTATCCTACTGCTGGCGTCATTACTACGGATGATTCATACACTCGCCTGCAAGGAGCCTAATGTGTCACACACTTACAACTCCaggaaagcagcagaggctgccACTGCCAGGCGCTTGGCTGATGAACTGCTGGTATTTGTATTGGAGGAAGTGAAGGATCTCATTGCTATAGGAGTTGTTCCTTATGGATTCTGTGTTTCGTGGGAGGATTTCGCAAAAGCACAGTCACCAGGTCACACAAACAGTCACTGTGTTCAAAAACTGCTAGTGTCATTCTTTCACACTCGTCTTGGTCACACCCACTGTGACTTCATAGGCAACTTCACCTGTGAACTGCTTAAGCACTTTAAAAATGACCTACCTTCCTCAGCACTTCAGTTTGTAATTGACAACTTCCCTGCACTGCATACACCTGTCTCAGGCTTCCCTATTAGCTGTTCACGTTTGATTGAGGGGCAGGTCATTCACAGGGACTTTGCTATGCCCTGCCCTCAGACTGACCACCAGCCAGTAAAAGCTGTAGTTTTCACCAGGTACCTGCAGCCAAAATTGCTCAGTGCAGGAGATGTGCTTGAAGTGGGATGTGGAGGCCATGTGATGGAGGACAATTcaaggaaagagaaaagtatTGTGGAGTTAAGTGCCTGGTCAGAAAGGTCACTAGAATGTGCTATTGCAAACCTACAGTGTTTGGGTGTCTCTGTGCTTCTGTCTGCAGTTAAACAGTCTGCTTCTGTCCTGGCCTTAGCTGCACAGGCAGAGATGTGTGTTGTGGAGTGTATAAGTGAAGATGAGCTATCTCTCTTTGCCCAGCTAAGTGGGACCAAACCTGTCTCCGACTGCTGGATGATTGAACCCTTGAATGTTGCTACTCTGACCTTCTGCCGCCCAATACTACTGGGAGTCCATAG ATATGTCCATGTGGCTTTCCATGATTTAGCGGAAAGGGTCATGATCAGTCCCTGTAGTCTGGTCATTTGTGGCCCAGGGGAAGGGCAAACAGACCAGTATGCATGTGCAATTCAAGATGCTATCCGCATGCTACTTACAACTTGCAAGCCCACGGGTATGACTCCAACTACAGCTTCAGAAAAGACCTCGCAGTCGTACAAAAGCACATCTTTATATACAGATGATCATTCTGATAAAACCGCCTACACTTCCTCCAATGCAACTCCCTTCCAACAGGGTGTGTTGGAGCCAGGCTGTGTTATACCTGCTGGTGGGACATTTGAGTTTCTCCTAAGTCATGCCCTGTTACAACATGGCCGCAGTCACCCAGTTTCTGGTGGCACAAATATGGGTATCCCTGCTGTTTCCCAGCTCTTGGCAAATGCCCTACTAAGTGTGCCCCGGCAGATTTACTTCCACAGTCCACAGCGTTTCCTGCAGATTCAGGCCAGGATCCTGAGTTTTATTCCGACTCATTCCCACACTTTCAGCCCCCAGTGCAAACAAGAACACAACATAAGCCTCAGACAGTGTTGTGGTACtagtgaatatactgtaaaggATGATAAACTAAGCATGCCTTGTTGTAGAAAGGCTGACTTGTCATCAAAAGTTTTTATGTTGGAGTCGGGCCTTGAATCTGTCTCTTTTAAATATCAGCTGCTTCTGGCTGTGCTGCAGTGTGTCACAAGTCTTCTCCGGGTGGACGCTGTGCTGTGTACACACACTGCcttacacacacagtcacatagACTCCCAAACATTTCCTGGGAGGGCACAGAGGATGAGGCTGAGGAGTGA
- the cd9a gene encoding CD9 molecule a isoform X1, with translation MAALSGGEMCIKYLMFAFNLVFWLAGTAVFAIGLWLRLDPKTKGLFEGSDSPYVFYTGVYILIAAGALMMVVGFLGCCGAIQESPCMLGLFFFFLLIIFAIEVAAGIWVFSNQSKVVNDITTFYMQTYNNFKATKDERLRETLRVIQTGLNCCGPTGTVADTAKETCPQGEPLEVLITKSCPDAIDEVFDSKLHIIGGVGITIGVVMVFGMIFSMLLCCAIRKSREVV, from the exons ATGGCTGCGCTGTCGGGAGGAGAGATGTGCATCAAATACCTGATGTTTGCCTTCAACCTGGTGTTCTGG cttgcAGGCACTGCTGTCTTTGCTATAGGCCTTTGGCTAAGATTAGACCCAAAGACCAAAGGCCTGTTTGAAGGATCAGACTCTCCGTATGTGTTTTACACAG gtgtatATATCCTGATAGCAGCTGGAGCactgatgatggtggtgggTTTTCTGGGATGTTGTGGGGCCATCCAGGAGTCCCCCTGTATGCTGGGACTG ttcttcttcttcctgcttATAATATTTGCCATTGAGGTTGCAGCCGGAATCTGGGTATTTTCCAACCAAAGCAAG GTGGTGAATGACATCACAACATTTTACATGCAGACCTACAACAACTTCAAGGCAACAAAGGATGAACGCCTCAGAGAGACACTGCGGGTGATTCAAACCGGG CTGAACTGCTGCGGTCCAACTGGTACTGTAGCAGATACTGCCAAAGAAACCTGTCCCCAGGGAGAGCCGCTTGAAGTGCTCATTACTAAG AGCTGTCCTGACGCCATTGATGAGGTATTTGACTCAAAACTTCACATCATAGGAGGAGTGGGCATCACCATTGGTGTTGTTATG GTGTTTGGGATGATCTTTAGCATGCTCTTGTGCTGTGCCATCAGGAAGTCTCGGGAGGTGGTGTGA
- the cd9a gene encoding CD9 molecule a isoform X2 codes for MTVTGGIKCLKYLMFVFNFFFWLAGTAVFAIGLWLRLDPKTKGLFEGSDSPYVFYTGVYILIAAGALMMVVGFLGCCGAIQESPCMLGLFFFFLLIIFAIEVAAGIWVFSNQSKVVNDITTFYMQTYNNFKATKDERLRETLRVIQTGLNCCGPTGTVADTAKETCPQGEPLEVLITKSCPDAIDEVFDSKLHIIGGVGITIGVVMVFGMIFSMLLCCAIRKSREVV; via the exons ATGACTGTCACTGGAGGAATCAAGTGTTTGAAATAtctcatgtttgttttcaactttttcttttgg cttgcAGGCACTGCTGTCTTTGCTATAGGCCTTTGGCTAAGATTAGACCCAAAGACCAAAGGCCTGTTTGAAGGATCAGACTCTCCGTATGTGTTTTACACAG gtgtatATATCCTGATAGCAGCTGGAGCactgatgatggtggtgggTTTTCTGGGATGTTGTGGGGCCATCCAGGAGTCCCCCTGTATGCTGGGACTG ttcttcttcttcctgcttATAATATTTGCCATTGAGGTTGCAGCCGGAATCTGGGTATTTTCCAACCAAAGCAAG GTGGTGAATGACATCACAACATTTTACATGCAGACCTACAACAACTTCAAGGCAACAAAGGATGAACGCCTCAGAGAGACACTGCGGGTGATTCAAACCGGG CTGAACTGCTGCGGTCCAACTGGTACTGTAGCAGATACTGCCAAAGAAACCTGTCCCCAGGGAGAGCCGCTTGAAGTGCTCATTACTAAG AGCTGTCCTGACGCCATTGATGAGGTATTTGACTCAAAACTTCACATCATAGGAGGAGTGGGCATCACCATTGGTGTTGTTATG GTGTTTGGGATGATCTTTAGCATGCTCTTGTGCTGTGCCATCAGGAAGTCTCGGGAGGTGGTGTGA